The following coding sequences are from one Ornithorhynchus anatinus isolate Pmale09 chromosome 11, mOrnAna1.pri.v4, whole genome shotgun sequence window:
- the DRD2 gene encoding D(2) dopamine receptor isoform X3: MDPLNLSWIDEDPDGGNWSRLVNGSRTGDGTTHYNYYAMLLTLLIFVIVFGNVLVCMAVSREKALQTTTNYLIVSLAVADLLVASLVMPWVVYLEVVGEWRFSRIHCDIFVTLDVMMCTASILNLCAISIDRYTAVAMPMLYNTRYSSKRRVTVMITVVWVLSFAISCPLLFGLNNTAQNECIIANPAFVVYSSVVSFYVPFIVTLLVYVQIYVVLRKRRKRVNTKRTGLGMESDTQVPLKDKCAHPDDVKLCPLIAKSNGSFPTHKRKVEAAADMMSSTSPPEKTKYSPAAPSTLPLAAPAPSQPGAPSTGPTDSPPRPQRNGLARGAPRVAKMFEIQTLRNGKMRTSLKALSRRKLSQQKEKKATQMLAIVLGVFVICWLPFFVTHILNIHCDCAIPPALYSAFTWLGYVNSAVNPIIYTTFNVEFRKAFLKILHC, from the exons ATGGACCCCCTGAACCTGTCCTGGATCGACGAGGACCCGGACGGCGGGAACTGGAGCCGGCTGGTCAATGGGTCCCGGACGGGGGACGGGACCACGCACTAcaactactatgccatgctgctcaccCTGCTCATCTTCGTCATTGTCTTCGGCAACGTGCTAGTGTGCATGGCCGTGTCGCGGGAGAAGGCGCTGCAGACGACCACCAACTACCTGATCGTCAGCCTGGCCGTGGCCGACCTCCTGGTGGCCTCCCTCGTCATGCCCTGGGTGGTCTACCTGGAG GTGGTGGGCGAGTGGCGGTTCAGTCGGATCCACTGTGATATCTTCGTCACCCTTGACGTCATGATGTGCACAGCCAGCATCCTCAACCTGTGCGCCATCAGCATCGACAG GTACACAGCCGTggccatgcccatgctctacaACACCCGCTACAGCTCCAAGCGCCGGGTCACCGTCATGATCACCGTGGTCTGGGTCCTGTCCTTCGCCATCTCCTGCCCGCTGCTGTTTGGCCTCAACAATACCG CCCAGAATGAGTGCATCATCGCCAACCCGGCCTTCGTGGTGTACTCCTCCGTCGTGTCTTTCTACGTGCCCTTCATCGTCACGCTCCTCGTCTACGTCCAGATCTACGTTGTCCTGCGCAAGCGCCGCAAGAGGGTCAACACCAAGCGCACGGGCCTCGGGATGGAGTCCGACACACAGGTCCCACTCAAG GACAAGTGTGCCCACCCGGATGACGTGAAGTTGTGCCCGCTCATCGCCAAGTCCAACGGAAGCTTTCCGACCCACAAGAGGAAAGTG GAGGCGGCAGCGGACATGATGTCCAGCACCAGCCCACCCGAGAAGACCAAGTACTCTCCAGCGGCCCCCAGCACCCTCCCactggccgcccccgccccctcgcagCCGGGCGCCCCCTCCACAGGACCCACCGACAGCCCCCCGCGGCCACAGAGGAACGGCCTGGCCCGGGGGGCCCCCAGGGTGGCCAAGATGTTCGAGATCCAGACCCTGCGCAACGGCAAGATGCGGACGTCGCTCAAGGCGTTGAGCCGGCGGAAATTGTCCcagcagaaggagaagaaggcCACGCAGATGCTGGCCATCGTGCTCG GCGTGTTCGTCATCTGCTGGCTGCCCTTCTTCGTCACCCACATCCTGAACATTCACTGTGACTGCGCCATCCCCCCCGCGCTCTACAGCGCCTTCACGTGGCTGGGCTACGTCAACAGCGCGGTCAACCCCATCATCTACACGACGTTCAACGTCGAGTTCCGCAAGGCCTTCCTGAAGATCCTGCACTGCTGA
- the DRD2 gene encoding D(2) dopamine receptor isoform X1: protein MDPLNLSWIDEDPDGGNWSRLVNGSRTGDGTTHYNYYAMLLTLLIFVIVFGNVLVCMAVSREKALQTTTNYLIVSLAVADLLVASLVMPWVVYLEVVGEWRFSRIHCDIFVTLDVMMCTASILNLCAISIDRYTAVAMPMLYNTRYSSKRRVTVMITVVWVLSFAISCPLLFGLNNTAQNECIIANPAFVVYSSVVSFYVPFIVTLLVYVQIYVVLRKRRKRVNTKRTGLGMESDTQVPLKDKCAHPDDVKLCPLIAKSNGSFPTHKRKVAPLTHQAPPVHPPLPGHSIPVQEAAADMMSSTSPPEKTKYSPAAPSTLPLAAPAPSQPGAPSTGPTDSPPRPQRNGLARGAPRVAKMFEIQTLRNGKMRTSLKALSRRKLSQQKEKKATQMLAIVLGVFVICWLPFFVTHILNIHCDCAIPPALYSAFTWLGYVNSAVNPIIYTTFNVEFRKAFLKILHC, encoded by the exons ATGGACCCCCTGAACCTGTCCTGGATCGACGAGGACCCGGACGGCGGGAACTGGAGCCGGCTGGTCAATGGGTCCCGGACGGGGGACGGGACCACGCACTAcaactactatgccatgctgctcaccCTGCTCATCTTCGTCATTGTCTTCGGCAACGTGCTAGTGTGCATGGCCGTGTCGCGGGAGAAGGCGCTGCAGACGACCACCAACTACCTGATCGTCAGCCTGGCCGTGGCCGACCTCCTGGTGGCCTCCCTCGTCATGCCCTGGGTGGTCTACCTGGAG GTGGTGGGCGAGTGGCGGTTCAGTCGGATCCACTGTGATATCTTCGTCACCCTTGACGTCATGATGTGCACAGCCAGCATCCTCAACCTGTGCGCCATCAGCATCGACAG GTACACAGCCGTggccatgcccatgctctacaACACCCGCTACAGCTCCAAGCGCCGGGTCACCGTCATGATCACCGTGGTCTGGGTCCTGTCCTTCGCCATCTCCTGCCCGCTGCTGTTTGGCCTCAACAATACCG CCCAGAATGAGTGCATCATCGCCAACCCGGCCTTCGTGGTGTACTCCTCCGTCGTGTCTTTCTACGTGCCCTTCATCGTCACGCTCCTCGTCTACGTCCAGATCTACGTTGTCCTGCGCAAGCGCCGCAAGAGGGTCAACACCAAGCGCACGGGCCTCGGGATGGAGTCCGACACACAGGTCCCACTCAAG GACAAGTGTGCCCACCCGGATGACGTGAAGTTGTGCCCGCTCATCGCCAAGTCCAACGGAAGCTTTCCGACCCACAAGAGGAAAGTG GCCCCGCTCACCCACCAGGCCCCACCTGTTCACCCACCACTGCCCGGCCATTCCATCCCGGTCCAGGAGGCGGCAGCGGACATGATGTCCAGCACCAGCCCACCCGAGAAGACCAAGTACTCTCCAGCGGCCCCCAGCACCCTCCCactggccgcccccgccccctcgcagCCGGGCGCCCCCTCCACAGGACCCACCGACAGCCCCCCGCGGCCACAGAGGAACGGCCTGGCCCGGGGGGCCCCCAGGGTGGCCAAGATGTTCGAGATCCAGACCCTGCGCAACGGCAAGATGCGGACGTCGCTCAAGGCGTTGAGCCGGCGGAAATTGTCCcagcagaaggagaagaaggcCACGCAGATGCTGGCCATCGTGCTCG GCGTGTTCGTCATCTGCTGGCTGCCCTTCTTCGTCACCCACATCCTGAACATTCACTGTGACTGCGCCATCCCCCCCGCGCTCTACAGCGCCTTCACGTGGCTGGGCTACGTCAACAGCGCGGTCAACCCCATCATCTACACGACGTTCAACGTCGAGTTCCGCAAGGCCTTCCTGAAGATCCTGCACTGCTGA
- the DRD2 gene encoding D(2) dopamine receptor isoform X2 translates to MDPLNLSWIDEDPDGGNWSRLVNGSRTGDGTTHYNYYAMLLTLLIFVIVFGNVLVCMAVSREKALQTTTNYLIVSLAVADLLVASLVMPWVVYLEVVGEWRFSRIHCDIFVTLDVMMCTASILNLCAISIDRYTAVAMPMLYNTRYSSKRRVTVMITVVWVLSFAISCPLLFGLNNTAQNECIIANPAFVVYSSVVSFYVPFIVTLLVYVQIYVVLRKRRKRVNTKRTGLGMESDTQDKCAHPDDVKLCPLIAKSNGSFPTHKRKVAPLTHQAPPVHPPLPGHSIPVQEAAADMMSSTSPPEKTKYSPAAPSTLPLAAPAPSQPGAPSTGPTDSPPRPQRNGLARGAPRVAKMFEIQTLRNGKMRTSLKALSRRKLSQQKEKKATQMLAIVLGVFVICWLPFFVTHILNIHCDCAIPPALYSAFTWLGYVNSAVNPIIYTTFNVEFRKAFLKILHC, encoded by the exons ATGGACCCCCTGAACCTGTCCTGGATCGACGAGGACCCGGACGGCGGGAACTGGAGCCGGCTGGTCAATGGGTCCCGGACGGGGGACGGGACCACGCACTAcaactactatgccatgctgctcaccCTGCTCATCTTCGTCATTGTCTTCGGCAACGTGCTAGTGTGCATGGCCGTGTCGCGGGAGAAGGCGCTGCAGACGACCACCAACTACCTGATCGTCAGCCTGGCCGTGGCCGACCTCCTGGTGGCCTCCCTCGTCATGCCCTGGGTGGTCTACCTGGAG GTGGTGGGCGAGTGGCGGTTCAGTCGGATCCACTGTGATATCTTCGTCACCCTTGACGTCATGATGTGCACAGCCAGCATCCTCAACCTGTGCGCCATCAGCATCGACAG GTACACAGCCGTggccatgcccatgctctacaACACCCGCTACAGCTCCAAGCGCCGGGTCACCGTCATGATCACCGTGGTCTGGGTCCTGTCCTTCGCCATCTCCTGCCCGCTGCTGTTTGGCCTCAACAATACCG CCCAGAATGAGTGCATCATCGCCAACCCGGCCTTCGTGGTGTACTCCTCCGTCGTGTCTTTCTACGTGCCCTTCATCGTCACGCTCCTCGTCTACGTCCAGATCTACGTTGTCCTGCGCAAGCGCCGCAAGAGGGTCAACACCAAGCGCACGGGCCTCGGGATGGAGTCCGACACACAG GACAAGTGTGCCCACCCGGATGACGTGAAGTTGTGCCCGCTCATCGCCAAGTCCAACGGAAGCTTTCCGACCCACAAGAGGAAAGTG GCCCCGCTCACCCACCAGGCCCCACCTGTTCACCCACCACTGCCCGGCCATTCCATCCCGGTCCAGGAGGCGGCAGCGGACATGATGTCCAGCACCAGCCCACCCGAGAAGACCAAGTACTCTCCAGCGGCCCCCAGCACCCTCCCactggccgcccccgccccctcgcagCCGGGCGCCCCCTCCACAGGACCCACCGACAGCCCCCCGCGGCCACAGAGGAACGGCCTGGCCCGGGGGGCCCCCAGGGTGGCCAAGATGTTCGAGATCCAGACCCTGCGCAACGGCAAGATGCGGACGTCGCTCAAGGCGTTGAGCCGGCGGAAATTGTCCcagcagaaggagaagaaggcCACGCAGATGCTGGCCATCGTGCTCG GCGTGTTCGTCATCTGCTGGCTGCCCTTCTTCGTCACCCACATCCTGAACATTCACTGTGACTGCGCCATCCCCCCCGCGCTCTACAGCGCCTTCACGTGGCTGGGCTACGTCAACAGCGCGGTCAACCCCATCATCTACACGACGTTCAACGTCGAGTTCCGCAAGGCCTTCCTGAAGATCCTGCACTGCTGA